In Vigna unguiculata cultivar IT97K-499-35 chromosome 3, ASM411807v1, whole genome shotgun sequence, a single genomic region encodes these proteins:
- the LOC114175990 gene encoding mini zinc finger protein 3-like, producing MKKRQVVVKREYAASSAVGNIRYGECQKNHAANTGGYAVDGCREFMASAGEGTSAALTCAACGCHRNFHKKEVLHGVN from the coding sequence ATGAAAAAGAGGCAGGTGGTGGTGAAGAGAGAATACGCCGCATCTTCTGCGGTGGGGAATATTCGATACGGAGAGTGCCAGAAGAATCATGCAGCCAACACCGGAGGTTACGCGGTCGATGGTTGCAGGGAATTCATGGCCAGTGCCGGTGAGGGAACCAGTGCGGCGCTTACCTGTGCGGCTTGCGGCTGCCACAGGAACTTTCACAAGAAGGAAGTACTGCACGGCGTCAACTGA